The following are encoded together in the Campylobacter devanensis genome:
- the glmS gene encoding glutamine--fructose-6-phosphate transaminase (isomerizing) — MCGIVGYIGKKEKKNIILNGLKELEYRGYDSAGMAIIIGNEMSYYKAVGKLENLANKMKECQYHGDGVAIGHTRWATHGKPTEINAHPHLGEYSFVIHNGIIENYKELKDELEASGVKFLSQTDTEVIVHLFEEYNKNAKTPFEAYKKTISRLKGAYATLLVTKAAPDEIFFAKNAAPLIIARDGDEIYLSSSDSPLIGLAKEAIYLEDGSYGVAKLGNLTIFDENNQEIKPNFTELPKDKGYALKDGYRFFMEKEIYEQSQVIAECLMGRLSDDDLNLDIDISLFNDIDEVVLCACGTSYHAALAASYLLERLAKIRANVVVASEFRYKEPFLNPNSLFIVISQSGETADTLEALKIAKNANLKTLAICNVDNSSIVRMAKEVLLTRAGIEKGVASTKAFATQMICLWMLSLKLAKIRHTIDDKTLENEIKTLRNIPSVVNFDKSLQEKIYRKAKHYVHGHGFFFIGRDIFYPLALEGALKLKEISYLHAEGYPAGEMKHGPIALADEGLYTIALLPQTILYDKTKSNVEELAARDAFITTISPLEFELSDDFIKINSHSHPMSEFFEIMVVLQLFALEISIRLGNDVDMPRNLAKSVTVE; from the coding sequence ATGTGTGGAATCGTCGGATATATCGGTAAAAAAGAGAAAAAAAATATTATATTAAATGGATTAAAAGAGCTTGAATATCGTGGATATGATAGTGCGGGGATGGCGATTATCATAGGTAATGAGATGAGCTATTATAAGGCTGTTGGTAAGCTTGAGAATTTAGCCAATAAAATGAAAGAGTGCCAATACCATGGTGATGGCGTAGCTATAGGCCATACTAGATGGGCGACACATGGCAAACCTACTGAGATAAATGCTCATCCGCATTTAGGCGAGTATAGCTTTGTTATTCATAATGGAATTATAGAAAATTACAAAGAGTTAAAAGATGAGCTAGAAGCTAGTGGGGTAAAGTTTTTAAGTCAGACTGATACGGAGGTTATAGTCCATCTTTTTGAAGAGTATAATAAAAATGCTAAAACCCCATTTGAAGCTTATAAAAAGACAATTAGCAGATTAAAGGGTGCTTATGCTACCTTGCTTGTTACTAAGGCTGCTCCAGATGAGATATTTTTTGCTAAAAATGCGGCTCCTTTGATTATTGCTAGAGATGGGGATGAAATTTATCTATCTAGCTCGGATTCTCCATTAATCGGCCTAGCTAAGGAGGCCATATATCTAGAAGATGGCAGTTACGGAGTGGCGAAATTAGGAAATTTAACTATATTTGATGAGAATAATCAAGAGATAAAGCCAAATTTCACCGAACTACCAAAAGACAAAGGCTACGCCCTAAAAGATGGTTATAGATTTTTTATGGAAAAAGAGATATATGAGCAGTCTCAAGTGATCGCTGAGTGCTTGATGGGTAGATTGAGCGATGATGATTTGAATTTGGATATCGATATAAGCTTGTTTAATGATATCGATGAGGTGGTCTTGTGTGCTTGTGGGACTAGCTACCATGCGGCCTTAGCTGCTAGCTATCTATTAGAGAGACTTGCTAAAATCAGAGCTAACGTAGTTGTGGCTAGCGAATTTAGATATAAAGAGCCATTTTTAAACCCAAATTCGCTATTTATAGTAATTAGTCAAAGCGGTGAAACAGCAGACACGCTAGAAGCCTTAAAAATAGCTAAAAACGCAAATTTAAAAACCCTAGCTATCTGTAATGTGGATAATTCTAGTATTGTCAGAATGGCTAAAGAAGTGTTGCTAACTCGTGCTGGGATAGAAAAGGGTGTAGCAAGTACCAAAGCCTTTGCTACTCAAATGATATGCTTATGGATGCTATCTCTAAAATTAGCTAAAATTCGCCACACAATCGATGATAAAACCTTAGAAAATGAGATTAAAACATTGAGAAATATCCCATCTGTTGTGAATTTTGATAAGAGCTTACAAGAGAAAATCTATCGCAAAGCCAAGCACTATGTCCATGGGCATGGATTTTTCTTTATCGGTAGGGATATATTTTACCCACTTGCTCTTGAAGGGGCGTTGAAATTAAAAGAGATTAGCTACCTACACGCCGAGGGTTATCCGGCTGGTGAGATGAAGCACGGGCCAATCGCTTTGGCCGATGAGGGGCTATATACGATTGCTTTATTACCACAAACCATCTTATATGATAAAACTAAATCAAATGTCGAAGAATTAGCCGCTAGAGATGCCTTCATCACTACCATTTCGCCTTTGGAATTTGAGCTTAGCGATGACTTTATCAAGATTAATTCTCACTCACATCCGATGAGTGAATTCTTTGAAATTATGGTTGTTTTACAACTTTTTGCGCTTGAGATTTCTATTAGATTAGGCAATGATGTAGATATGCCAAGAAACCTTGCTAAGAGCGTAACGGTAGAATAG